The following are encoded together in the bacterium genome:
- a CDS encoding PEP-CTERM sorting domain-containing protein, producing the protein MRALIIAAILIVCCGPAMCQAIGAQQYSALVMGQPVDIGDPSAWVYTLTNTSASANYTIWLLAIEVDESTDVLNVSSPSGWACDTSVPHFISWMYVTNELYAGESENGFQAEYSAAPAYQSWTVMFNNIDNPGESPSEFGVLETAVPEPASMIAMLVGITSLVGVKMRRRV; encoded by the coding sequence ATGCGAGCGTTAATTATCGCCGCGATATTGATTGTCTGCTGCGGTCCGGCGATGTGCCAGGCAATAGGCGCACAGCAATATAGTGCACTTGTTATGGGACAGCCGGTAGATATAGGTGACCCGAGCGCATGGGTCTACACACTGACAAACACAAGCGCGAGCGCAAACTATACAATCTGGCTCCTTGCGATCGAAGTTGACGAATCGACGGACGTTCTCAATGTGTCTTCACCGTCGGGATGGGCATGTGACACCAGCGTGCCTCACTTCATCAGTTGGATGTATGTGACGAATGAGCTATACGCTGGGGAGAGTGAGAATGGGTTCCAGGCGGAGTATAGTGCTGCGCCTGCATATCAGTCATGGACAGTAATGTTCAATAACATCGATAATCCGGGTGAAAGCCCGAGTGAGTTCGGCGTGCTGGAGACGGCTGTGCCGGAACCTGCTAGTATGATTGCTATGTTGGTGGGGATTACATCCCTTGTCGGAGTAAAGATGCGAAGGCGAGTCTAG
- a CDS encoding prohibitin family protein produces the protein MGFVWLGLILFMVSFMLRRFHKETSDNINLRPWAWATRILAIVMVIGGLLSASIVIVPAGYRGVKMRFGAVRGTLNEGISFIVPYVNSVELMEVRTQKEASEATAASKDLQIVTTSLALNFHIDPARVGDLYKSVGIDYKSRIIDPAVQESIKMVTAQYTAEELIKHRAAVKTGVEEDITKRLSVYDLIVEPAGLSITNFNFSTEFNAAIEAKQVAQQEAEKQKYILQKAELERQTEVTMAKGAAEAAKLNAQALQAQGGSKVLAREWIEKWDGHVPTVSGGAGNGVIIDINSLLRNGQ, from the coding sequence ATGGGATTTGTATGGCTTGGTTTGATCTTATTTATGGTCTCGTTTATGCTCAGACGCTTTCACAAGGAAACCAGCGATAATATCAATTTGAGACCCTGGGCATGGGCAACCAGGATTCTGGCCATTGTAATGGTGATCGGCGGCTTGCTGTCAGCATCCATCGTCATCGTGCCTGCAGGTTACCGCGGTGTAAAGATGCGTTTCGGAGCTGTAAGGGGAACGCTGAACGAAGGTATAAGTTTCATCGTCCCGTATGTAAATTCAGTTGAACTTATGGAAGTCAGGACACAAAAAGAAGCCTCAGAGGCGACTGCAGCATCCAAGGACTTGCAGATAGTAACAACATCGCTGGCGCTTAACTTTCACATAGACCCAGCACGCGTGGGTGATCTCTATAAATCTGTGGGAATTGACTATAAGTCGAGAATAATCGATCCGGCTGTGCAGGAGTCCATTAAGATGGTGACTGCCCAGTATACGGCTGAAGAACTTATTAAGCATAGAGCGGCCGTTAAGACCGGTGTCGAAGAAGATATCACCAAACGTCTGAGTGTATATGATTTAATTGTTGAGCCGGCGGGGCTCTCCATAACAAACTTCAATTTCTCAACTGAATTTAATGCCGCAATTGAGGCTAAACAGGTCGCTCAGCAGGAGGCTGAGAAACAGAAATACATTTTGCAGAAGGCGGAACTGGAAAGGCAGACTGAAGTAACTATGGCAAAGGGCGCGGCGGAAGCAGCCAAACTAAATGCACAGGCGCTTCAGGCGCAAGGTGGTTCAAAAGTGCTTGCGCGCGAATGGATAGAGAAGTGGGACGGCCATGTTCCGACCGTCTCCGGCGGTGCAGGCAATGGTGTGATAATAGATATCAACTCACTGCTCAGAAACGGTCAGTAA
- a CDS encoding PEP-CTERM sorting domain-containing protein (PEP-CTERM proteins occur, often in large numbers, in the proteomes of bacteria that also encode an exosortase, a predicted intramembrane cysteine proteinase. The presence of a PEP-CTERM domain at a protein's C-terminus predicts cleavage within the sorting domain, followed by covalent anchoring to some some component of the (usually Gram-negative) cell surface. Many PEP-CTERM proteins exhibit an unusual sequence composition that includes large numbers of potential glycosylation sites. Expression of one such protein has been shown restore the ability of a bacterium to form floc, a type of biofilm.): MRKMMLVAVLLLIACSVGIAYAGTYELTIPAAGYYYGSARYFNIDFGREFTSISGMSIEWSGAVYPGYYYNLTEGFSGPWGGMFYIGINGPSSSTAWDAGTSTLGTTTYPSCESFSQTDAFEPFDRYNVVPWDFLLDGKGTIYVEFVPSNIAGGATGTNPYGILSSAKLILDATVPEPSSIIVIMSGILACGFSIARRKKA; encoded by the coding sequence ATGAGAAAAATGATGTTAGTTGCAGTGTTACTGCTTATTGCCTGCAGTGTCGGGATTGCATATGCAGGAACATATGAACTGACGATCCCCGCAGCAGGATATTATTATGGGTCTGCCAGATATTTCAACATTGACTTTGGCCGGGAGTTTACTAGCATATCCGGCATGAGTATTGAGTGGTCCGGCGCGGTTTATCCCGGATACTACTATAATTTGACGGAAGGTTTCAGCGGCCCTTGGGGCGGTATGTTTTATATAGGAATAAATGGACCCAGCAGCAGCACGGCTTGGGATGCAGGCACATCTACACTGGGCACAACAACATACCCAAGTTGTGAGAGCTTTTCACAAACCGATGCTTTTGAGCCGTTCGACAGATACAATGTAGTGCCCTGGGACTTTCTCTTGGATGGCAAAGGTACTATTTATGTGGAATTTGTGCCATCGAATATCGCAGGCGGCGCTACGGGCACGAACCCATATGGCATCCTTTCTTCGGCAAAACTTATTCTGGATGCAACTGTTCCCGAACCGTCATCAATCATAGTCATTATGAGCGGCATATTGGCTTGTGGATTTAGCATAGCCCGACGCAAGAAGGCATAA
- a CDS encoding NDP-sugar synthase — protein sequence MKAIILAGGRPTQFHCYASDCPKPMAPLFDRPVMEHTINLLRKHGIEDIIAAISRDGQDIIDYFGNGARWGVNINYCIENEPLGTAGAVKQARKMIDGTFLVIHGDIVTDFDLADAIRKHKKSSAIATILLAEVNEPTQFGVVGCDESANVTRILEKPKSTEVFTNMVSTGIYILEPEVMSCIPYDASCDFSRKVFPAMLANRESIKALSPAGYWCDVGDAGQYRNVHFDALTGKLMLDLPATHIGEGIWIGERAVVDPSVEISAPVYIGAGASIGRGAIIGSRTVVGEGSVVDDYAQVSHSVIGSGSFVGRDCRISSCIVGGGYSITEGDGLSDQMLISNIHYSKPTVESSPTIPTTPSKRGMESRKIEAGVVIRRE from the coding sequence ATGAAAGCGATAATATTGGCGGGTGGAAGACCAACACAGTTCCATTGCTATGCGTCCGATTGTCCGAAGCCGATGGCTCCATTGTTCGACAGACCAGTGATGGAACACACCATAAATCTGCTCCGCAAGCACGGTATAGAGGATATAATAGCTGCCATATCGCGAGATGGGCAGGATATAATAGATTACTTTGGCAATGGTGCCCGCTGGGGCGTGAATATCAACTACTGCATAGAAAATGAACCTCTTGGGACGGCTGGAGCCGTGAAACAGGCTCGAAAGATGATCGACGGCACATTTTTAGTCATTCATGGCGACATAGTGACCGATTTCGATCTTGCCGACGCAATAAGGAAGCACAAAAAGTCCTCCGCAATCGCCACTATCTTGCTTGCCGAGGTCAATGAACCGACTCAGTTCGGCGTTGTCGGGTGTGATGAGTCAGCTAATGTGACACGGATTCTTGAGAAGCCCAAATCGACCGAAGTATTTACAAATATGGTCTCGACCGGTATATATATACTCGAACCCGAAGTGATGAGCTGTATACCTTATGATGCGTCATGCGATTTTTCCAGAAAAGTTTTCCCGGCGATGCTTGCGAACCGTGAGTCGATTAAAGCATTATCGCCTGCCGGATACTGGTGTGACGTGGGAGATGCGGGTCAATATCGAAACGTACATTTCGACGCACTGACAGGAAAACTAATGCTCGATCTGCCGGCCACGCACATAGGCGAGGGGATATGGATTGGTGAAAGGGCTGTTGTGGACCCGAGTGTGGAGATATCCGCGCCGGTCTACATAGGCGCTGGTGCCAGTATCGGAAGAGGCGCAATAATCGGCAGCCGCACAGTGGTTGGTGAAGGCAGTGTGGTCGATGATTATGCACAAGTCTCGCACAGCGTAATTGGGAGTGGCTCATTTGTCGGTCGCGATTGCCGCATCAGCAGTTGCATTGTGGGCGGCGGCTATAGTATCACTGAAGGCGATGGGCTATCTGATCAGATGTTGATTTCCAATA